In one Komagataeibacter sp. FNDCR2 genomic region, the following are encoded:
- a CDS encoding MlaD family protein, producing MNDDFLSNDQQDVPPQARTRRYRFSVVWLVPIVAILIAGYLGWRGLTGRGPLIVITFDTADGLVSGQTEVKNKAVPLGTVDSIRLSDDLHHVEVRVRMTSSAGRMLTDRARFWVVRPRINGASVTGLETVMSGAYIAMDAGDPGGRYTTWFTGLESPPGVRSDQPGHTYTLITQSLGSLGQGAPIFFRDVVVGEVLGYTMPPEGRGPIRVQIFVQAPYDHYLRTDTRFWNVSGVQVGLGPGGLKVKLQSLQALLSGGVAFDPPDARNEKNTLPENAGTQTTFRLYDSAEEANSAGYRQRIPLVTYLTSSVSGLTRGGRVTMFGIQVGMIDDVRLQVDPATGKAHVRVAMELQPERVLDNREVPPDAVSDLLHRQVAAGLRAAVQSTSMLTGESEIALLFVRNAKPAEITMEDNALVLPGQGGGMAGIMDSLSVIGDKIAAMPLTQVGENLNNLLAHADARINSPDTKQALTALRSSLQNLQVISRDARTEMPQLLTGMDKTLKNANSVLSSYGGDTDFQRNLQQMMLQLNDAARSLRFLSDFLTHHPSALITGR from the coding sequence GTGAATGACGATTTCCTTTCCAATGATCAGCAGGATGTTCCGCCACAGGCCCGGACGCGACGGTACCGTTTCTCGGTCGTGTGGCTGGTGCCGATCGTCGCCATCCTGATCGCGGGTTATCTGGGCTGGCGTGGGCTGACGGGCCGCGGGCCGCTGATTGTCATAACCTTCGATACGGCGGACGGGCTGGTCAGTGGCCAGACCGAGGTCAAGAACAAGGCGGTGCCGCTCGGCACGGTCGATTCCATCCGGCTGAGCGACGACCTGCACCATGTCGAGGTCCGCGTGCGCATGACATCGTCGGCCGGACGCATGCTGACCGACCGCGCCCGCTTCTGGGTGGTGCGCCCGCGCATCAACGGCGCCAGCGTGACCGGGCTGGAAACCGTCATGTCGGGTGCGTACATCGCCATGGATGCCGGGGATCCGGGCGGGCGCTACACGACGTGGTTCACCGGGCTGGAATCCCCCCCCGGCGTGCGCTCGGACCAGCCGGGCCATACCTATACGCTGATTACGCAGTCCCTGGGTTCGCTGGGGCAGGGGGCGCCGATCTTCTTCCGTGATGTCGTGGTGGGGGAAGTACTGGGCTACACCATGCCACCCGAAGGGCGCGGCCCGATCCGGGTGCAGATTTTCGTGCAGGCCCCGTACGATCATTACCTGCGCACCGATACGCGGTTCTGGAACGTATCGGGCGTGCAGGTGGGGCTTGGTCCCGGCGGGCTGAAGGTCAAGCTCCAGTCGCTTCAGGCCCTGCTGTCCGGTGGCGTGGCGTTTGACCCGCCCGATGCGCGCAACGAGAAGAATACCCTGCCCGAAAATGCCGGAACACAGACCACCTTCCGCCTGTATGACAGTGCCGAGGAAGCCAACAGCGCGGGGTACCGCCAGCGGATTCCGCTTGTCACCTACCTGACCAGTTCCGTTTCCGGCCTGACGCGCGGCGGGCGGGTGACCATGTTTGGCATTCAGGTCGGCATGATCGATGACGTCAGGCTTCAGGTCGATCCCGCGACGGGAAAGGCGCATGTGCGCGTGGCCATGGAACTCCAGCCCGAACGCGTGCTGGATAACCGGGAAGTGCCGCCGGACGCCGTGTCCGACCTGTTGCACAGGCAGGTGGCGGCGGGGCTGCGGGCCGCCGTGCAGAGCACCAGCATGCTGACCGGTGAATCCGAAATCGCGCTGCTTTTCGTCAGGAACGCCAAGCCTGCCGAGATCACGATGGAAGACAATGCCCTGGTGCTGCCGGGGCAGGGCGGGGGCATGGCCGGAATCATGGATTCGCTGTCTGTCATAGGCGACAAGATCGCCGCCATGCCGCTGACGCAGGTGGGTGAAAACCTGAACAACCTGCTGGCCCATGCCGATGCGCGGATCAACAGCCCGGATACGAAGCAGGCGCTGACCGCCCTGCGCAGTTCGCTCCAGAACCTTCAGGTCATATCCCGCGACGCCCGCACCGAGATGCCCCAACTGCTGACCGGAATGGACAAGACCCTGAAGAACGCGAATTCGGTCCTGTCCAGCTATGGCGGGGATACCGACTTCCAGCGCAACCTCCAGCAGATGATGCTGCAACTGAACGACGCGGCGCGTTCGCTGCGCTTCCTGTCAGATTTCCTGACCCACCATCCCTCGGCTCTGATTACGGGACGATAA
- a CDS encoding membrane integrity-associated transporter subunit PqiC, with protein MHRPFRSRGDCFKTLAPGNPARGFPVPMSVAAVLLALGGCGSSDPTLYSLAPVPTTQSVTDGMQAPGVIEVRMPGVPPSLDRQNIVGVQDDYSLSTLPAAAWSEPLAPMLGHVLSTDLQQRLPGRTVFAQNDATTVPAQAFVEVEITRFARDGAGLVHLAGSLSVHRAGDAGHALSVPLALSASPTGSGTRAMVAALSQLTGQVADMAAQQLVLLPPAPQPHHD; from the coding sequence ATGCACCGCCCCTTCCGGTCTCGTGGAGACTGTTTCAAAACCCTTGCCCCCGGCAATCCGGCGCGCGGTTTCCCCGTCCCGATGTCCGTGGCGGCGGTCCTGCTCGCGCTGGGGGGCTGCGGGTCGTCCGACCCGACGCTGTATTCGCTGGCCCCCGTGCCCACCACGCAGTCCGTTACGGACGGCATGCAGGCCCCGGGCGTGATCGAGGTGCGGATGCCCGGTGTCCCGCCCTCGCTTGACCGGCAGAACATAGTGGGCGTGCAGGACGATTACAGCCTGTCCACCCTGCCCGCCGCGGCGTGGAGCGAGCCTCTGGCCCCCATGCTTGGCCACGTACTCTCCACCGACCTGCAACAGCGCCTGCCGGGGCGGACCGTGTTCGCCCAGAACGATGCGACGACCGTTCCGGCGCAGGCGTTCGTGGAGGTCGAGATCACCCGCTTCGCGCGCGACGGGGCGGGGCTTGTGCATCTGGCGGGCAGCCTGTCCGTTCACCGGGCGGGTGACGCCGGGCATGCGCTGTCCGTGCCGCTGGCGCTGAGCGCGTCCCCCACGGGTTCGGGCACGCGCGCCATGGTGGCGGCACTGAGCCAGTTGACGGGGCAGGTGGCGGACATGGCCGCGCAGCAGCTCGTGCTGCTACCACCCGCGCCCCAGCCCCATCATGACTGA
- a CDS encoding paraquat-inducible protein A produces MSMSSSPARLRCDDVGLSPVRHVRVIGGLSECPGCGLYQRMPDLAPGQQALCARCGQKMARRRRTAPLAAPLAFCISSAAFYFAALASSLMTLDVYGRQRTVDLLTGPMELMHEGWGEAGILVGAVTVLAPAVAIGFMFAILYAGARPQLPDWGPRILVWYDKLRPWSMVEVYILGIFVAYTKLTDMAHVDVGPAVYLIGALMLTMAATDSTLDTDMIWRHRRIDALTRAEGDQAVAVAYVHIDDIPMPPVDHLVACTACGLVGELSHPVSNLSCVGICPRCEHRVWRRLPQTLARTTAFLIAAIVFYIPANLYPVMTFLRMGGGGGHTIIEGAIELWVDGMIPLSLLVFFASITVPMLKILSLAWMIVQTWRGARGHLAARTRLFRVVDMVGRWSMIDVFMISILVAVVRFNAMASVTANAGMVAFAAVVVLTLLAAWSFDPRIMWDAAGRNGPVLDGLPPAVLRAQVVHATPSSLSPASMEPDQA; encoded by the coding sequence ATGAGCATGTCCTCTTCCCCCGCGCGCCTGCGTTGCGATGATGTCGGCCTGAGCCCTGTGCGTCATGTGCGCGTTATCGGGGGGCTGTCGGAATGTCCCGGCTGCGGGCTGTACCAGCGCATGCCCGATCTGGCGCCCGGCCAGCAGGCCCTGTGCGCGCGCTGCGGGCAGAAGATGGCGCGCCGGCGGCGCACGGCCCCGCTGGCGGCCCCTCTGGCGTTCTGCATCAGTTCGGCGGCGTTCTATTTCGCGGCGCTCGCCTCATCGCTCATGACGCTGGATGTGTACGGCAGGCAGCGCACCGTGGACCTGCTGACCGGGCCGATGGAACTCATGCACGAAGGCTGGGGGGAGGCCGGTATCCTTGTGGGCGCGGTCACGGTGCTCGCCCCCGCCGTGGCCATCGGGTTCATGTTCGCCATCCTGTACGCGGGCGCGCGCCCGCAACTGCCCGACTGGGGGCCGCGCATCCTTGTCTGGTATGACAAGCTGCGGCCGTGGTCGATGGTCGAGGTCTATATTCTGGGCATCTTCGTCGCCTACACCAAGCTGACGGACATGGCGCATGTGGACGTGGGGCCTGCCGTGTACCTGATCGGCGCGCTGATGCTGACCATGGCGGCCACGGATTCGACGCTGGATACCGACATGATCTGGCGGCACCGCCGGATTGATGCCCTGACCCGCGCGGAAGGCGACCAGGCGGTCGCCGTCGCGTATGTGCATATTGACGACATCCCCATGCCGCCCGTTGACCATCTGGTGGCCTGCACGGCCTGCGGGCTGGTGGGCGAGCTGTCGCATCCCGTCTCCAACCTGAGCTGCGTGGGGATCTGCCCGCGCTGCGAACACAGGGTCTGGCGTCGCCTGCCGCAGACGCTGGCGCGTACCACCGCCTTCCTGATCGCGGCGATCGTGTTCTACATTCCCGCCAATCTCTATCCGGTCATGACCTTCCTGCGCATGGGCGGTGGTGGCGGGCACACCATTATCGAAGGCGCGATCGAACTGTGGGTGGATGGCATGATCCCGCTCTCGCTGCTGGTGTTCTTCGCCTCCATCACCGTGCCGATGCTCAAGATCCTCAGCCTTGCCTGGATGATCGTGCAGACATGGCGGGGCGCGCGCGGGCATCTGGCCGCGCGGACCCGCCTGTTTAGGGTGGTCGATATGGTGGGGCGGTGGTCCATGATCGACGTGTTCATGATTTCCATTCTTGTCGCGGTCGTACGCTTCAACGCCATGGCCAGTGTCACGGCCAATGCCGGGATGGTGGCGTTCGCCGCCGTCGTGGTGCTGACCCTGCTGGCGGCATGGAGCTTTGACCCGCGGATCATGTGGGACGCGGCCGGCCGCAACGGCCCCGTCCTGGACGGCCTGCCGCCTGCCGTGCTGCGCGCGCAGGTGGTCCATGCCACTCCGTCTTCCCTTTCCCCGGCCAGCATGGAGCCAGACCAGGCGTGA